In Xanthomonas sp. SI, the following are encoded in one genomic region:
- a CDS encoding C40 family peptidase has product MAVLAACGRHEVRPSRPPPPVAVRSWPQVAPADPAAANAVLMRALGLVGTPYRYGGNTPDSGFDCSGLVAYVYRDMLDLQLPRTSRELAAVQGPRIDPQRLSTGDLVFFGSGGTVSHVGIYVGEGRFVHAPSTGGTVRLDYLDGAYWRDHYTGAKRVLH; this is encoded by the coding sequence ATGGCCGTGCTGGCCGCCTGCGGCCGCCACGAGGTGCGCCCGTCGCGCCCGCCGCCACCGGTGGCGGTGCGCAGCTGGCCGCAGGTGGCGCCGGCCGACCCGGCCGCGGCCAACGCGGTGCTGATGCGCGCGCTGGGCCTGGTCGGCACGCCCTACCGCTACGGCGGCAACACCCCCGACTCCGGCTTCGACTGCAGCGGCCTGGTCGCCTACGTCTACCGCGACATGCTCGACCTGCAGCTGCCGCGCACCTCGCGCGAACTGGCCGCAGTGCAGGGTCCACGGATCGATCCGCAACGCCTGAGCACCGGCGACCTGGTGTTTTTCGGCAGCGGCGGCACGGTCAGCCATGTCGGCATCTATGTCGGCGAGGGCCGCTTCGTGCATGCCCCCAGCACCGGCGGAACGGTCCGCCTGGACTATCTGGACGGGGCCTATTGGCGCGACCACTACACCGGCGCCAAACGCGTTCTGCACTGA
- a CDS encoding rhomboid family intramembrane serine protease — protein MFPRLPPVTQALLIGNVAVFLLQQLLGDDTFAPFMLWPLSDFDAFSPGQNFQIWQLLTYGFLHGGFSHLLFNMLALYMFGGPLEQTWGNKRFLTYYLVCVAGAGLCQLLVGWWMVSNGGDPYPTLGASGGIFGLLLAFGMLFPNQRVMLLFPPIPMKARTFVIVFGALELVMGFTGWQPGVAHFAHLGGMLFGWLLIRYWRGQPPFGKRKPPRPRIVR, from the coding sequence ATGTTTCCCAGACTTCCGCCTGTTACCCAAGCCCTGCTGATCGGCAATGTGGCGGTGTTCCTGCTGCAGCAACTGCTGGGCGACGACACCTTCGCGCCTTTCATGCTGTGGCCGCTCAGCGACTTCGATGCGTTTTCGCCGGGACAGAATTTCCAGATCTGGCAGCTGCTGACCTATGGCTTCCTGCATGGCGGCTTCTCGCACCTGTTGTTCAACATGCTGGCGCTGTACATGTTCGGCGGTCCGCTGGAGCAGACCTGGGGCAACAAGCGTTTCCTGACCTATTACCTGGTGTGCGTGGCCGGCGCCGGCCTGTGCCAGCTGCTGGTGGGCTGGTGGATGGTCAGCAACGGCGGCGATCCGTATCCGACCCTGGGCGCATCTGGCGGTATCTTCGGCCTGTTGCTGGCGTTCGGCATGCTGTTCCCGAATCAGCGGGTGATGCTGCTGTTCCCGCCGATCCCGATGAAGGCGCGCACCTTCGTGATCGTGTTCGGCGCGCTGGAGCTGGTGATGGGCTTCACTGGCTGGCAGCCGGGCGTGGCGCATTTCGCGCACCTGGGCGGCATGCTGTTCGGCTGGCTGCTGATCCGCTACTGGCGCGGCCAGCCGCCGTTCGGCAAGCGCAAGCCGCCGCGGCCGCGGATCGTGCGCTGA
- a CDS encoding peptidylprolyl isomerase, which translates to MKIEKDRVVRFHYTVSEAGQAPIETSKDRDPLVILIGHGNIIPGLENAMLEQEAGASFGVDVAAKDAYGDYREGLTQRVPKKHFGATKLQPGSQVVLQTNFGPRAVTVQKVGMSVVDVDLNHPMAGKDLHFDVEILEVREAKPEEIEHGHVHGEGGHHH; encoded by the coding sequence ATGAAGATCGAAAAAGACCGCGTCGTCCGTTTCCACTACACCGTCTCCGAAGCCGGCCAGGCGCCGATCGAGACGTCCAAGGACCGCGATCCGCTGGTGATCCTGATCGGCCACGGCAACATCATCCCGGGCCTGGAGAACGCGATGCTGGAGCAGGAAGCCGGTGCCAGCTTCGGCGTCGACGTGGCCGCCAAGGACGCTTACGGCGACTACCGCGAGGGCCTGACCCAGCGCGTGCCGAAGAAGCATTTCGGCGCGACCAAGCTGCAGCCGGGCAGCCAGGTGGTCCTGCAGACCAACTTCGGCCCGCGCGCGGTGACCGTGCAGAAGGTCGGCATGAGCGTGGTCGATGTCGACCTCAACCATCCGATGGCCGGCAAGGACCTGCATTTCGACGTGGAGATCCTCGAGGTGCGCGAAGCCAAGCCGGAAGAGATCGAGCACGGCCACGTGCACGGCGAGGGCGGCCATCACCATTGA
- a CDS encoding MGMT family protein — MSGPHPTSAAEAAAAAQARILATIRAIPSGQVRGYGEVAMLAGLPGRARLVARVLGGNDDPALPWHRVLRSDGRIAFPEGSRGFREQCQRLRAEGVAVQGGRVKRAPTPARDLDAALWGPQ, encoded by the coding sequence ATGAGCGGGCCGCATCCCACGTCGGCCGCCGAAGCCGCGGCGGCGGCCCAGGCGCGGATCCTGGCGACGATCCGCGCGATCCCGTCCGGCCAGGTGCGCGGCTACGGCGAAGTGGCGATGCTGGCCGGGCTGCCCGGCCGCGCGCGGCTGGTCGCACGGGTGCTCGGCGGCAACGACGATCCGGCGCTGCCCTGGCACCGGGTGCTGCGCAGCGACGGACGCATCGCCTTCCCGGAAGGTTCGCGCGGCTTTCGCGAACAGTGCCAGCGGCTGCGCGCCGAAGGCGTGGCGGTGCAGGGCGGACGGGTGAAGCGTGCCCCAACACCGGCGCGCGACCTCGACGCGGCGTTATGGGGCCCGCAATAG
- a CDS encoding DUF418 domain-containing protein, with translation MRAAATDDRRPSVRCHALASSAPVLQPVAPAERIVTLDVLRGFALLGILLMNIEGFVGPLDTAMTGLDPLLRGADRIADAAVYLLVQGKFYTLFSLLFGMGFAVMAQRAEAARRQFGGFFVRRSAVLLLIGVLHAVLLWSGDILVSYALLAFMLLAFREAPTRWLPWMALAVYLCSPLLSLLTGAIGSAAQADPHGAMQWRQDMAEQAQRAAAALEQQRQVFGHGSYAQATAQRLRDLIDALGTLVFNAPTIFGMFLLGAWCVRSGLAQQPQRHPRLLAALRWGVLPLGLALMLLSFRLEPWMDPARLDLRLAGAFALATVASGMMALGYAAWLLRFASALRWLAPAGRMALSNYLLQSLLCTMLFYGYGLGYFERLPRVWQIPFAFALFALQVALSQLWLRHFRFGPVEWLWRSASYLRWQPLRRHGTS, from the coding sequence ATGCGCGCCGCGGCGACGGATGATCGCCGGCCTTCCGTCCGGTGCCACGCCTTGGCCTCCTCCGCTCCCGTGCTGCAGCCCGTCGCGCCCGCCGAACGCATCGTCACTCTGGACGTGCTGCGCGGTTTCGCGCTGCTCGGCATCCTGTTGATGAACATCGAGGGTTTCGTCGGTCCGCTGGATACGGCGATGACCGGGCTGGATCCGCTGTTGCGCGGCGCCGACCGCATCGCCGATGCGGCCGTCTACCTGCTGGTGCAGGGCAAGTTCTACACCTTGTTCTCGCTGTTGTTCGGCATGGGCTTTGCGGTGATGGCGCAGCGCGCGGAGGCGGCGCGGCGCCAGTTCGGCGGCTTCTTCGTGCGCCGCAGCGCGGTGCTCCTGCTGATCGGCGTGCTGCATGCGGTGCTGCTGTGGTCCGGCGACATCCTGGTCAGCTATGCGCTGTTGGCGTTCATGCTGCTGGCCTTTCGCGAGGCGCCGACGCGCTGGCTGCCGTGGATGGCGCTGGCGGTCTATCTGTGCTCGCCGCTGCTGTCGCTGCTGACTGGCGCGATCGGCTCGGCGGCGCAGGCCGACCCGCACGGCGCCATGCAGTGGCGGCAGGACATGGCCGAGCAGGCGCAGCGCGCGGCGGCGGCGCTGGAACAGCAGCGCCAGGTGTTCGGCCATGGCAGTTATGCGCAGGCGACCGCGCAGCGCCTGCGCGACCTGATCGATGCGCTGGGCACGCTGGTGTTCAATGCGCCGACCATCTTCGGCATGTTCCTGCTCGGTGCATGGTGCGTGCGCAGCGGCCTGGCGCAGCAGCCGCAGCGGCATCCGCGGCTGCTGGCGGCGTTGCGCTGGGGCGTGTTGCCGTTGGGCCTGGCGCTGATGCTGCTGAGTTTCCGGCTGGAGCCGTGGATGGATCCGGCGCGCCTGGACCTGCGGCTGGCCGGCGCGTTCGCCTTGGCCACCGTGGCCAGCGGCATGATGGCGCTGGGCTATGCGGCCTGGCTGCTGCGCTTCGCCTCGGCGTTGCGCTGGCTGGCGCCGGCCGGGCGCATGGCGCTGAGCAACTACCTGCTGCAGTCGTTGCTGTGCACCATGCTGTTCTATGGCTATGGCCTGGGGTATTTCGAACGCCTGCCGCGGGTCTGGCAGATCCCGTTCGCGTTCGCGCTGTTCGCGTTGCAGGTGGCGCTGTCGCAGCTGTGGCTGCGCCATTTCCGCTTCGGCCCGGTGGAATGGCTGTGGCGTTCGGCGAGCTATCTGCGTTGGCAACCGCTGCGCCGTCATGGCACGTCTTGA
- a CDS encoding DMT family transporter — protein sequence MSASERSTAVPLATAHADLGGVLLAAGGAIAFSGKAIIVKLGYRYGVDAVTLLALRMLVALPCFAAMALWAARRAPPLQRGDRWRIVALGVLGYYLASYLDFLGLAYITATLERLILYLTPTLVLLIGVLVFRRRPQRRQLWALALSYLGVLLAFGHDLQVGGARTAWGSALVFGSALAYALYLVGSGQMVARIGAVRLTAYASLVACVLCIAQFLLLRPLHALLLPTPVYALSLLNGTLCTAVPVLATMLAVRRIGSGLASQIGMLGPVSTIVLSVLLLGEAMGPWQIAGTLLVLGGVLTVSRPARTVPA from the coding sequence ATGAGCGCGTCCGAGCGCTCGACCGCCGTTCCGCTGGCGACTGCGCATGCCGACCTGGGCGGTGTGCTGCTGGCCGCCGGCGGCGCGATCGCGTTTTCCGGCAAGGCGATCATCGTCAAGCTCGGCTATCGCTACGGGGTGGACGCGGTGACCCTGCTGGCGCTGCGCATGCTGGTGGCCTTGCCGTGTTTCGCGGCGATGGCGCTGTGGGCCGCGCGCCGCGCGCCGCCGCTGCAGCGCGGTGATCGCTGGCGCATCGTCGCGCTCGGCGTGCTCGGCTACTACCTGGCCAGCTACCTGGATTTTCTCGGCCTGGCCTACATCACCGCGACGCTCGAGCGGCTGATCCTGTACCTGACCCCGACCCTGGTGCTGCTGATCGGCGTGCTCGTGTTCCGCCGCCGGCCGCAACGTCGCCAGCTGTGGGCGCTGGCGCTGAGCTATCTCGGCGTGCTGCTGGCCTTCGGCCACGACCTGCAGGTCGGCGGCGCGCGCACCGCCTGGGGCAGCGCGCTGGTGTTCGGCAGCGCGCTGGCCTATGCGCTGTACCTGGTCGGCAGCGGGCAGATGGTGGCGCGGATCGGCGCGGTGCGGCTGACCGCCTACGCCAGCCTGGTCGCCTGCGTGCTGTGCATCGCCCAGTTCCTGCTGCTGCGGCCGCTGCACGCCCTGCTGTTGCCGACGCCGGTGTACGCGCTGTCGCTGCTCAACGGCACCCTGTGCACGGCGGTGCCGGTGCTGGCGACGATGCTGGCGGTGCGGCGGATCGGCTCGGGCCTGGCCTCGCAGATCGGCATGCTCGGGCCGGTCTCGACCATCGTGCTCAGCGTGCTGCTGCTGGGCGAGGCGATGGGGCCGTGGCAGATCGCCGGCACGCTGCTGGTGCTGGGCGGGGTGCTGACGGTGTCGCGGCCCGCGCGGACAGTGCCTGCATGA
- the gorA gene encoding glutathione-disulfide reductase, with amino-acid sequence MSDAVYDYDLLVLGGGSGGLATAFRAAGLGARVAILEPGALGGTCVNIGCVPKKAMWLAADLVGRIDLARDIGFSIPSSTLSWPELVAHRQGYIGNIHGSYRRRLDADGVVLIPQRGRLLDAHTVECADGVRVSAGHVVIATGAHALRPPIEGAELGLVSDDFFNLCDAPPRVAIVGGGYIAVELAGLLQALGSRVDLYVQGERLLERFDAELARQLAENLRHQGVRLHFGYRATALRRGEQGLQLHDGDGQPSEAVDQVFFAIGRRPNSKDIGLEALGVRIGDKCEVLVDDYQNTDVPGLYAIGDVAGKVGLTPVAIAAGRKLMDRLFGDQPQARLDYDNVPSVVFSHPPLGQVGLGEEQARARYGDAVSVYRSNFRPMLHALADSPQRSLFKLVCVGEDERVVGFHLLGDGADEILQGFAVALKLGVTKRQLEDTVAIHPTSAEEVVLMR; translated from the coding sequence GTGAGCGATGCCGTCTACGACTACGACCTGCTGGTGCTCGGCGGCGGTTCCGGCGGCCTGGCCACCGCGTTCCGCGCCGCCGGCCTCGGCGCGCGCGTGGCGATCCTGGAGCCGGGCGCGCTCGGCGGCACCTGCGTCAATATCGGCTGCGTGCCGAAGAAGGCGATGTGGCTGGCGGCCGACCTGGTCGGGCGCATCGATCTTGCCCGCGACATCGGTTTTTCCATCCCCAGTTCCACCTTGTCGTGGCCGGAACTGGTGGCGCATCGCCAGGGCTATATCGGCAACATCCACGGCAGCTACCGGCGGCGCCTGGATGCCGACGGCGTGGTGCTGATTCCGCAGCGCGGCCGGCTGCTGGACGCGCACACGGTGGAATGCGCCGACGGCGTGCGGGTCAGCGCCGGCCACGTGGTGATCGCCACCGGCGCGCATGCGCTGCGGCCGCCGATCGAGGGCGCCGAGCTGGGCCTGGTGTCGGACGATTTCTTCAACCTGTGCGATGCGCCGCCGCGCGTGGCCATCGTCGGCGGCGGTTATATCGCGGTGGAACTGGCCGGCCTGCTGCAGGCGCTGGGTAGCCGCGTCGATTTGTATGTGCAGGGCGAGCGCCTGCTGGAGCGTTTCGATGCGGAACTGGCGCGGCAGCTTGCCGAGAACCTGCGCCATCAGGGCGTGCGCCTGCATTTCGGCTATCGCGCCACGGCCCTGCGCCGCGGCGAGCAGGGCTTGCAGTTGCACGACGGCGACGGACAGCCGAGCGAGGCGGTGGACCAGGTGTTCTTCGCGATCGGGCGGCGTCCGAACAGCAAGGACATCGGCCTGGAAGCGCTGGGCGTGCGCATCGGCGACAAGTGCGAGGTGCTGGTCGACGATTACCAGAACACCGACGTGCCGGGGCTGTACGCGATCGGCGACGTGGCCGGCAAGGTCGGCCTGACCCCGGTGGCGATCGCCGCCGGACGCAAGCTGATGGATCGCCTGTTCGGCGACCAGCCGCAGGCGCGGCTGGACTACGACAACGTGCCCAGCGTGGTGTTCTCGCATCCGCCGCTGGGTCAGGTCGGCCTGGGCGAAGAGCAGGCGCGGGCGCGCTACGGCGACGCGGTGTCGGTGTATCGCAGCAATTTCCGGCCGATGCTGCATGCGCTGGCGGACTCGCCGCAGCGCAGCCTGTTCAAGCTGGTCTGCGTGGGCGAGGACGAACGGGTGGTCGGTTTCCATCTGCTCGGCGACGGTGCCGACGAGATCCTGCAGGGCTTCGCGGTGGCGCTGAAGCTGGGCGTGACCAAGCGCCAGTTGGAGGACACGGTGGCGATCCATCCGACCTCGGCCGAGGAAGTGGTACTGATGCGCTGA